One part of the Mycobacterium marinum genome encodes these proteins:
- a CDS encoding FAD-binding oxidoreductase — protein MIDITARLVEIVGNNYVLTGDAIPEDYSHDEELTQVPQQPAYVVKPATAEEVSRLLLAASEYRVPVTARGSGCGLSGAARPREGGLLISFERMNQVLEVDTDNQVAVVQPGVTLTQLDAATHDRGLGYMVHPGELSSSVGGNVGTNAGGMRAVKYGIARNNVLGLQAVLPTGEIIRTGGKIAKVSTGYDLTQLIVGSEGTLALATEVIVKLHPQLTHNASVLAPFADFDQIMAAVPKILATGLAPYIVEYIDNMTMAALVYTQNLELGIPDRVRDHCQAYLLVALEDRAADRLLEDVEATGELLAELGAMDAYVLEGASARKLIEAREKAFWAAKAAGADDLIDTVVPRASMPKFLSTARGLAASAGGAAIGCGHAGDGNVHLAIICKDPVKKKQLMTDIFALAMELGGAISGEHGVGRAKTPYFLELEDPAKIALMSRIKQSFDPAGILNPDVLFTTIQS, from the coding sequence ATGATCGACATAACAGCGCGGTTAGTGGAAATCGTCGGCAACAACTATGTGCTCACCGGCGACGCGATTCCCGAAGACTATTCCCACGACGAAGAGCTGACTCAGGTGCCCCAGCAGCCGGCGTACGTCGTCAAGCCGGCCACCGCCGAAGAGGTTTCCCGACTGCTGTTGGCGGCCTCCGAATATCGCGTACCGGTAACAGCGCGCGGTTCGGGGTGTGGCCTGTCGGGGGCCGCGCGCCCCCGCGAGGGCGGACTGCTGATCTCCTTCGAACGAATGAATCAAGTCCTGGAGGTCGACACCGACAACCAGGTCGCCGTGGTCCAGCCCGGCGTCACATTGACCCAGCTGGACGCGGCGACTCACGATCGCGGACTGGGCTACATGGTGCACCCCGGAGAGCTGTCCTCCAGCGTCGGTGGGAACGTCGGAACAAACGCCGGCGGGATGAGAGCCGTCAAATACGGGATAGCGCGCAATAACGTCCTCGGGCTGCAGGCGGTGCTGCCCACCGGCGAGATCATCCGCACCGGCGGCAAGATCGCCAAGGTCTCCACAGGCTACGACCTCACCCAACTCATCGTCGGATCCGAAGGCACCCTGGCCCTGGCCACCGAGGTGATCGTCAAACTGCACCCGCAGCTGACTCATAACGCCAGCGTGCTGGCCCCCTTCGCCGACTTCGATCAAATCATGGCGGCGGTGCCCAAGATCCTGGCGACCGGACTGGCGCCCTACATCGTGGAATACATCGACAACATGACCATGGCCGCGCTGGTCTACACCCAGAACCTGGAGCTGGGCATCCCAGATCGGGTTCGTGACCACTGCCAAGCGTATCTGCTTGTGGCGCTGGAAGACCGAGCCGCCGATCGCCTGCTCGAGGATGTCGAGGCCACTGGTGAGCTGCTGGCCGAGCTGGGCGCGATGGATGCCTACGTGCTCGAAGGCGCCTCGGCGCGCAAGCTGATCGAGGCGCGGGAGAAGGCGTTTTGGGCGGCCAAGGCCGCCGGCGCCGACGACCTCATCGATACCGTTGTCCCGCGCGCGTCCATGCCGAAGTTCCTTAGCACCGCCAGAGGGCTGGCGGCCTCCGCCGGCGGTGCCGCAATCGGTTGTGGGCATGCTGGAGACGGCAACGTGCACCTGGCCATCATTTGCAAAGACCCGGTCAAGAAGAAGCAACTGATGACCGACATCTTTGCGTTGGCAATGGAACTAGGTGGTGCCATCTCCGGCGAACACGGCGTTGGCCGCGCGAAAACCCCATACTTTCTCGAGCTCGAAGACCCGGCCAAGATCGCCTTGATGTCGCGGATCAAACAGAGCTTCGATCCGGCGGGGATCCTCAACCCCGACGTGTTGTTCACAACCATCCAGTCTTGA
- the fdxA gene encoding ferredoxin, producing the protein MTYVIAEPCVDIKDKACIEECPVDCIYEGARMLYIHPDECVDCGACEPVCPVESIYYEDDLPAEYSGYTQINVDFFSELGSPGGAAKVGLTENDPDAVKNLEIRAEAQ; encoded by the coding sequence ATGACATATGTTATTGCCGAACCCTGCGTCGACATCAAAGACAAGGCGTGCATCGAGGAATGCCCCGTCGACTGCATTTACGAAGGCGCCCGGATGCTCTACATCCACCCCGATGAGTGCGTCGACTGTGGTGCCTGCGAACCGGTGTGCCCGGTTGAGTCGATCTACTACGAAGATGATCTGCCCGCCGAATACAGCGGCTACACACAAATCAACGTCGACTTCTTCAGCGAGCTCGGCTCGCCCGGCGGCGCCGCGAAAGTCGGTCTCACCGAGAACGATCCGGACGCCGTCAAGAACCTGGAAATCCGGGCGGAGGCCCAGTAG
- a CDS encoding FAD-dependent oxidoreductase: protein MRDMTRLYHVAIVGSGPSGFFAAAALLKAANASDQIDVAVDMLEMLPTPWGLVRSGVAPDHPKIKSVSQQFEKTAQDPRFRFFGNIKVGEHVEAADLALRYDAVIYAVGAQSDRALDIAGEQLPGSVAAVDFVGWYNAHPHFEQMAPDLSGARAVVIGNGNVAVDVARILVTDPDVLAATDIADHALESLRARTVEEVVIIGRRGPLQSAFTTLELRELGELDGVDVVVDPAQLDGISDDDAAAIGKVAKQNLKVLRDYASRPARPGHRRIVLRFLTSPIEIKGDGKVESIVVGRNDLVSDASGRMMAKDTGAREELPAQLVVRAVGYRGLPTPGLPFDTNSATIPHSGGRVAGSSNEYVVGWIKRGPTGVIGTNKKDSLDTVDTLLEDLAHQPANPAADQNRGDALAEWLNSCQPQLIAAAHWEAIDNFEREAGQSQQRPRVKVASLPELLRIGHG from the coding sequence ATGAGAGACATGACCCGTCTCTACCACGTAGCGATTGTGGGTTCCGGCCCGTCCGGGTTTTTTGCGGCGGCGGCCCTGCTCAAAGCCGCCAATGCGTCGGATCAGATCGATGTCGCGGTCGACATGCTCGAGATGTTGCCGACGCCCTGGGGCCTGGTCCGTTCCGGTGTCGCGCCCGATCACCCCAAGATCAAATCGGTAAGCCAGCAGTTCGAGAAGACCGCGCAGGACCCCCGTTTTCGCTTTTTCGGCAACATCAAGGTGGGCGAGCATGTCGAAGCGGCCGACCTGGCCCTGCGCTACGACGCGGTGATCTACGCCGTCGGTGCGCAGTCTGACCGTGCACTCGACATTGCCGGCGAGCAGCTGCCGGGCAGTGTTGCCGCGGTTGATTTCGTCGGCTGGTACAACGCGCACCCGCACTTTGAGCAGATGGCACCGGATCTGTCCGGCGCCCGCGCCGTCGTCATAGGCAACGGCAACGTTGCCGTCGACGTCGCGCGCATCCTGGTGACCGATCCAGATGTACTGGCCGCCACCGACATCGCCGATCACGCGCTGGAATCGTTGCGCGCCCGCACGGTTGAGGAAGTGGTGATCATCGGTCGGCGCGGCCCCTTGCAGAGCGCGTTTACCACACTGGAGTTGCGTGAACTCGGCGAGCTCGACGGCGTCGACGTCGTAGTCGACCCAGCCCAGCTTGACGGCATCAGCGATGACGATGCGGCCGCGATAGGCAAAGTCGCCAAACAAAACCTCAAGGTACTGCGCGATTACGCCAGTCGCCCGGCCAGACCGGGGCACCGTCGGATCGTGCTGCGTTTCTTGACGTCTCCCATCGAGATCAAGGGAGACGGCAAGGTGGAAAGCATCGTGGTCGGCAGAAATGACTTGGTGAGCGACGCCAGCGGACGAATGATGGCCAAGGACACCGGCGCACGTGAGGAACTGCCCGCCCAACTGGTGGTGCGTGCCGTCGGCTATCGCGGTCTCCCCACCCCTGGCTTGCCGTTTGACACCAATAGCGCCACCATCCCCCACAGTGGCGGTCGAGTCGCGGGCAGCAGCAACGAATACGTCGTTGGCTGGATCAAGCGTGGACCGACCGGCGTAATCGGAACGAACAAGAAAGACTCCCTGGACACCGTCGACACCCTGCTCGAGGACCTGGCGCACCAGCCCGCCAACCCGGCCGCCGACCAGAACCGCGGCGACGCGCTCGCCGAATGGTTGAACTCCTGCCAGCCGCAACTGATTGCCGCTGCACACTGGGAGGCTATCGACAACTTTGAGCGCGAAGCCGGCCAGTCCCAGCAGCGTCCCCGCGTCAAGGTCGCGAGTCTGCCCGAACTGCTTCGCATTGGCCACGGCTGA
- a CDS encoding PPE family protein, protein MSFMMLPPEINSTRMYSGPGSASLRAASASWNSVSVGLHSAAESYRAMVADLTSFQWLGPSSAAMIASVLPYVGWLEATAVQAGHSAMQASAAAAAYEQAFAMTVPPPAIAVNRAELAALIATNFFGQNTAAIAANEAEYAEMWATDATAMTSYSTTSAAARALTPFTSPHQSTNPAGLGAQSAAVANSTANVAADSGNWLGNLIDAIGVALLPIAPELSAILIPLGELINMIPFPSFFADDFTILDGLLAFYATIGSIKNIQSMGSGIIGSENTLGLIPHAAAAAADAPNALAALGGEPALGAELGPIAAELTSGNRIGQMSVPPSWTEPKVTTIKALQATPLTTLPTDEVPASGIPGMPGMAMTGTGRGGVAPRYGVRLTVMPRPFSGG, encoded by the coding sequence ATGAGCTTTATGATGTTGCCGCCAGAGATCAACTCGACCCGGATGTACTCGGGTCCGGGCTCGGCCTCGCTAAGGGCCGCCTCGGCAAGCTGGAACAGCGTCTCGGTCGGATTGCATTCCGCCGCCGAGTCTTACCGGGCCATGGTCGCAGACCTGACCAGCTTCCAATGGCTGGGTCCGTCTTCGGCCGCAATGATCGCCTCGGTGCTGCCCTATGTGGGTTGGCTAGAGGCCACTGCCGTCCAGGCGGGACACTCGGCCATGCAGGCCTCGGCCGCGGCCGCGGCCTACGAGCAGGCGTTCGCGATGACGGTGCCGCCGCCGGCCATCGCCGTCAACCGCGCCGAACTCGCCGCACTGATCGCCACGAACTTCTTCGGCCAAAACACCGCGGCAATCGCGGCCAACGAAGCCGAATACGCCGAGATGTGGGCCACCGACGCCACCGCGATGACCAGCTACTCCACCACCTCGGCCGCCGCAAGAGCGTTGACCCCCTTCACTTCCCCGCACCAGAGCACCAACCCCGCCGGCCTGGGCGCGCAAAGCGCCGCAGTGGCCAACTCCACCGCAAACGTGGCCGCTGACAGCGGCAACTGGCTAGGAAATCTGATCGACGCCATAGGTGTCGCGCTCCTGCCGATCGCACCCGAACTCTCAGCAATCCTGATACCGCTGGGAGAGCTGATCAACATGATCCCCTTCCCATCCTTCTTCGCCGACGACTTCACCATCCTCGACGGCCTGCTGGCGTTCTACGCGACGATCGGTTCGATAAAGAACATCCAATCGATGGGCAGTGGAATCATCGGCTCCGAAAACACGCTGGGCCTCATCCCCCACGCCGCCGCGGCCGCCGCCGACGCCCCCAACGCACTCGCCGCACTCGGTGGTGAGCCCGCGCTGGGCGCCGAACTGGGCCCGATCGCAGCAGAGCTGACCAGTGGCAACAGAATTGGCCAAATGTCGGTCCCGCCCAGCTGGACCGAGCCGAAGGTCACCACCATCAAAGCGCTGCAGGCCACCCCACTGACCACCCTGCCCACCGACGAGGTTCCCGCATCCGGCATCCCCGGAATGCCCGGAATGGCAATGACCGGAACAGGCCGCGGCGGCGTCGCACCCCGATACGGAGTGCGACTGACCGTGATGCCCCGCCCATTCTCCGGCGGATAA
- a CDS encoding nitrite/sulfite reductase yields MTTVRPAKTRNEGQWALGQLDPLNDTEQIKHDDGPLNVRDRILNKYAKEGFDSIEKTDLRLRFKWMGLYTQREQGYDGSWTGDENIDKLEAKYFMMRVRSDGKPMSAQTLRVLGQISSEFGRDTADIGDRENVQFHWLRIEDVPEIWRRLESVGLSSIEACGDCPRGIHGSPLAGDSLDEVLDPSPAIDEIIRRFLGNPDYANLPRKYKSAISGLQDVSHETHDVAFVGVNHPEHGPGMDLWVGGGLSTNPMMAQRVGVWVPLDEVPDVWEAVTQVFRDYGYRRLRAKARIKFLVKDWGVEKFREVMEAEYLKRKLIDGPAPEPIKHPIDHVGVQKIKNGLNAVGVAAIAGRVTGTTLQAVADLMEKVGSDRARFSPFQKLIILDVPDDKVDELVTGLDKLGLPSKPSGWRKNTMACTGIEFCKLSFAETRVRAQSLVPELEERMADVESKIDVPITLHINGCPNSCARIQVADIGFKGQWIDDGEGNSVEGFQVHLGGGLGEQSGFGRKLRQHKVTSDELGDYIDRVTRKFLDQREEGERFANWALRADEADLR; encoded by the coding sequence ATGACGACAGTCCGTCCCGCCAAGACTCGCAACGAAGGCCAATGGGCATTGGGACAGCTTGATCCGCTCAATGACACCGAGCAGATCAAGCACGATGACGGCCCGCTGAACGTGCGCGACCGGATCCTCAACAAGTACGCCAAAGAAGGCTTCGACAGCATCGAGAAGACCGATCTGCGGCTGCGCTTCAAATGGATGGGTCTGTACACCCAGCGCGAGCAGGGTTACGACGGCAGCTGGACCGGCGACGAGAACATCGACAAGCTCGAAGCCAAGTACTTCATGATGCGGGTGCGCTCCGACGGTAAGCCGATGTCGGCGCAGACATTGCGCGTGCTGGGCCAGATTTCCAGCGAGTTCGGCCGTGACACCGCCGACATCGGCGACCGGGAGAACGTGCAGTTCCACTGGCTGCGGATCGAGGACGTTCCCGAGATCTGGCGCCGGCTCGAATCCGTCGGCCTGTCCAGCATTGAGGCCTGCGGTGACTGCCCACGCGGCATTCACGGTTCACCACTGGCCGGCGACTCGCTCGATGAGGTGCTCGACCCCTCGCCGGCGATCGACGAGATCATCCGGCGCTTCCTGGGCAACCCCGACTACGCGAACCTGCCCCGCAAGTACAAGAGCGCGATCTCGGGCCTGCAGGACGTCTCCCACGAGACCCACGACGTCGCGTTCGTCGGAGTCAATCACCCCGAGCACGGTCCCGGGATGGACTTGTGGGTCGGTGGCGGCCTTTCGACCAACCCGATGATGGCGCAACGCGTCGGCGTCTGGGTCCCGCTGGACGAGGTGCCCGACGTTTGGGAGGCGGTCACCCAGGTGTTCCGCGACTACGGCTACCGACGGCTGCGTGCCAAGGCCCGGATCAAGTTCTTGGTCAAGGACTGGGGCGTAGAAAAATTCCGTGAGGTCATGGAAGCCGAGTACCTCAAGCGCAAGCTGATCGACGGCCCGGCTCCCGAACCGATCAAGCACCCGATCGACCACGTCGGAGTGCAGAAGATCAAGAACGGGCTCAACGCCGTCGGTGTCGCCGCCATCGCGGGACGCGTCACTGGCACCACCCTGCAGGCGGTGGCCGACCTGATGGAGAAGGTCGGCTCCGACCGGGCCCGGTTCAGCCCCTTCCAGAAGCTGATCATCCTCGATGTGCCCGACGACAAGGTGGACGAACTGGTCACCGGGCTGGACAAGCTGGGCCTGCCGTCCAAGCCGTCCGGGTGGCGCAAGAACACAATGGCCTGCACCGGCATCGAGTTCTGCAAGCTGTCGTTCGCCGAAACCCGGGTCCGTGCCCAGTCTTTGGTGCCCGAGTTGGAAGAGCGCATGGCCGACGTCGAATCCAAGATCGACGTGCCGATCACCCTGCACATCAACGGCTGCCCCAACTCGTGCGCCCGTATCCAGGTCGCCGACATCGGGTTCAAGGGTCAGTGGATCGATGACGGTGAGGGCAACTCGGTCGAAGGATTCCAGGTCCACCTCGGTGGCGGCCTGGGCGAACAAAGCGGGTTCGGCCGCAAGCTGCGCCAGCACAAGGTGACCAGTGACGAGCTCGGCGACTACATCGACCGGGTGACCCGAAAGTTCCTGGATCAACGCGAGGAAGGCGAACGCTTTGCGAATTGGGCGCTGCGCGCCGACGAAGCCGACTTGCGCTGA
- a CDS encoding CDP-diacylglycerol diphosphatase, translating to MNRADNEADFVQSAARTRLDALRLTVGVCRLKLSKAVAGLAHRGVLVVALVAAVVGTLAGARGAVTPATRPPADRDQLWKIVHDRCERDYHRTGAYAPCTLVDESSGIALYKADGDPYQFLLLPLARVSGIEDRALQEPSTGKYLYEAWADRFAVTARLYNALPESHLVLTINAKNARSQDQLHIHISCSSPATLATLKEVNAADYVHWKQLPVDLGGHSYHVLAVNTDTLKSKNLFRDIHDKVAADGKKMENASVALANVAPDRFLLLVVEGTDEDPVAAEALQDHDCSVAKPLR from the coding sequence GTGAATCGCGCGGACAATGAGGCGGATTTTGTGCAGAGCGCAGCACGAACGCGGCTGGATGCCCTTCGGCTAACCGTTGGAGTCTGCAGGCTGAAGTTGTCCAAAGCGGTTGCCGGGCTCGCGCATCGTGGTGTGTTGGTGGTGGCTCTGGTGGCGGCCGTGGTGGGGACCCTGGCTGGTGCGCGAGGAGCGGTAACACCGGCTACCCGGCCACCGGCCGACCGGGATCAACTTTGGAAGATTGTGCACGACCGGTGCGAGCGTGACTATCACCGTACGGGTGCTTACGCCCCCTGCACGCTGGTGGACGAAAGCTCTGGCATCGCCTTGTACAAGGCCGACGGTGACCCATATCAGTTCCTGTTGCTACCACTGGCCCGGGTCAGTGGAATCGAGGATCGGGCCCTGCAGGAGCCGTCGACTGGCAAGTACCTTTATGAGGCCTGGGCCGATCGATTCGCGGTGACTGCTCGGCTGTACAACGCGCTTCCGGAGTCCCATCTGGTGCTCACGATCAATGCAAAGAATGCACGCAGCCAAGATCAGCTGCACATTCACATATCGTGTTCGTCACCAGCGACATTGGCCACGTTGAAGGAGGTCAACGCAGCTGACTACGTTCACTGGAAGCAGCTCCCGGTCGATTTGGGTGGCCATAGTTATCACGTCTTGGCGGTGAACACGGACACCCTCAAGTCCAAGAACCTATTCCGCGACATTCACGATAAGGTGGCCGCCGATGGCAAGAAGATGGAAAACGCCTCGGTCGCGCTCGCCAACGTGGCGCCGGATCGGTTCCTACTGCTGGTAGTTGAGGGAACTGACGAAGATCCGGTTGCCGCAGAGGCCCTGCAGGACCACGACTGCTCGGTCGCCAAACCCTTGCGCTAG
- a CDS encoding phosphoadenylyl-sulfate reductase, whose translation MSDQPNETQLRELAARGAAEMEGASATDLLRWADEHFGGINGPRGWATCNYVVASNMQDAVLIDLASKVRPGVPVIFLDTGYHFAETIGTRDAIEAVYDIRVLNISPEHTVAEQDKLLGKDLFARDPNECCRLRKVVPLTNALRGYAAWITGLRRVESPTRANAPVISFDEAFKLVKINPLVAWTDQDVQDYIQSNNVLVNPLVDEGYPSIGCAPCTAKPAVGEDPRSGRWRGRTKTECGLHAS comes from the coding sequence ATGAGCGATCAGCCCAACGAGACGCAGCTGCGTGAGCTGGCCGCACGCGGTGCCGCGGAGATGGAGGGTGCCAGCGCGACCGATCTGCTGCGCTGGGCCGACGAACACTTTGGCGGGATCAACGGACCCCGCGGCTGGGCGACGTGCAATTACGTGGTTGCCTCCAACATGCAAGACGCCGTGTTGATCGACCTGGCGTCGAAGGTGCGCCCGGGGGTGCCGGTGATCTTCCTCGACACCGGCTATCACTTCGCCGAAACCATCGGTACCCGCGACGCAATCGAGGCTGTCTACGACATCAGAGTGCTCAACATCAGCCCCGAGCACACCGTGGCCGAACAGGACAAGCTGCTGGGCAAGGACCTCTTCGCGCGCGACCCCAACGAGTGTTGCCGACTGCGCAAGGTCGTCCCGCTGACCAATGCGCTGCGTGGGTATGCGGCGTGGATCACCGGCCTGCGCCGGGTGGAGTCCCCCACTCGCGCCAACGCCCCGGTGATCAGCTTTGATGAGGCCTTCAAGCTGGTCAAGATCAACCCATTGGTGGCGTGGACCGACCAGGATGTGCAGGACTACATCCAGAGCAACAACGTGCTGGTCAACCCGCTGGTCGACGAGGGCTACCCGTCGATCGGTTGTGCACCGTGCACCGCCAAACCGGCAGTCGGTGAGGACCCGCGCAGCGGGCGTTGGCGGGGCCGGACCAAGACCGAATGCGGGCTGCACGCCTCATGA
- a CDS encoding LysR family transcriptional regulator — protein MPLSPRMPELASFEIFLAIAQTGSLGAAARELGLTQQAVSKRLAAMEAHTGVTLAVRTTRGSQLTPAGLIVSEWAARLLEVAQEIDAGLGSLRKEGRERIRVAASQTIAEQLMPHWLLALQDAAKRRGTTAPQVILTATNSDHAIAAVRDGTADLGFVENPGPPTGLGSRVVGHDDLVVVVPPGHKWTRRPSPVTARELAETPLVTREPRSGIRDSLTVALRQVLGEDMVQAPPVLELSSAAAMRAAVLAGAGPAAMSRLAIADDLAVGRLRAISIAGLDLRRQLRAIWVGGRVPPAGAIRELLSHITSGGE, from the coding sequence ATGCCGCTCAGCCCCCGCATGCCCGAACTTGCCTCTTTTGAAATCTTTCTGGCAATCGCCCAGACCGGAAGCCTGGGGGCAGCCGCCCGCGAGCTTGGGCTGACCCAACAAGCGGTGTCCAAGCGGCTCGCGGCCATGGAAGCCCACACCGGCGTGACGTTGGCCGTCCGCACGACGCGCGGCTCACAACTTACCCCAGCCGGCCTGATCGTATCCGAATGGGCAGCCCGCCTGCTTGAAGTGGCACAGGAGATCGATGCGGGCCTTGGATCGCTGCGTAAGGAGGGACGCGAACGGATCCGGGTGGCGGCCAGCCAGACGATTGCCGAACAGCTGATGCCGCATTGGCTGCTGGCATTGCAGGACGCGGCCAAGCGGCGCGGCACCACCGCCCCGCAAGTGATCTTGACCGCCACCAACAGTGACCACGCGATCGCCGCGGTTCGTGACGGCACCGCCGATCTCGGATTCGTCGAGAATCCCGGTCCGCCCACCGGACTGGGCAGTCGTGTGGTGGGCCACGACGACTTGGTGGTGGTCGTCCCGCCCGGGCACAAGTGGACTCGGCGGCCCAGCCCGGTGACCGCCCGCGAGCTGGCCGAGACGCCACTGGTTACCCGCGAACCCCGCTCTGGCATCCGCGATTCGCTGACCGTGGCGCTGCGTCAGGTGCTGGGTGAGGACATGGTTCAAGCACCGCCGGTTCTTGAACTCTCGTCGGCGGCGGCGATGCGCGCCGCGGTCTTGGCCGGTGCGGGGCCCGCGGCGATGAGCCGGCTGGCCATCGCCGATGACCTGGCGGTCGGCCGGTTACGGGCCATCAGCATCGCTGGCCTGGACCTGCGCCGCCAGCTTCGAGCCATCTGGGTCGGTGGGCGTGTTCCGCCCGCCGGGGCAATACGAGAATTGCTGAGCCACATCACGTCCGGCGGTGAGTAG
- a CDS encoding sirohydrochlorin chelatase, translating into MSTLVLTAHGSRDPRSADNARAVAAVLRRMRPNLDVRLAFLELCAPNFVEVLAELPDSQRAVVTPLLLASAYHARTDIPEQIARSGALGVREAAVLGEDDRLVSVLRDRLAERGVSPRDRNIGVLVVAVGSSHAPVNARTARVAAKLGAGTRWAGTTMAFATGPKPSVADAAAQLRASGARRLVIAPWFLAPGLITDRVWKYACDNDIAMARPMGAHPLVAQTVLDRYDQALAAGDAAA; encoded by the coding sequence ATGAGCACGCTCGTGCTCACCGCGCACGGCAGTAGAGACCCCCGGTCGGCGGACAACGCCCGGGCCGTCGCCGCTGTGCTACGCCGCATGCGGCCGAATCTCGATGTGCGGCTGGCCTTCCTGGAACTCTGCGCACCAAACTTCGTCGAGGTACTCGCCGAACTGCCCGACAGCCAGCGGGCCGTGGTCACTCCTCTGCTACTGGCGAGCGCCTACCACGCCCGCACCGACATCCCGGAACAGATTGCGCGCTCCGGCGCGCTCGGTGTCCGCGAGGCCGCCGTGCTCGGCGAGGACGATCGGCTGGTGTCGGTGTTACGTGACCGCCTTGCCGAGCGCGGGGTTTCCCCGCGTGATCGCAACATCGGCGTGCTGGTGGTCGCGGTCGGTTCATCGCATGCCCCGGTCAACGCGCGCACGGCACGGGTGGCGGCCAAGCTCGGTGCGGGCACCCGTTGGGCCGGCACCACAATGGCGTTCGCCACCGGCCCCAAGCCGTCGGTGGCCGACGCCGCCGCACAGTTGCGCGCCAGCGGCGCCCGCCGTCTCGTCATCGCCCCATGGTTTCTGGCGCCGGGGCTCATCACCGACCGGGTGTGGAAGTACGCATGCGACAACGACATTGCGATGGCACGTCCGATGGGCGCCCACCCGCTGGTAGCGCAAACCGTGCTCGACCGTTACGACCAGGCGCTGGCCGCCGGTGACGCCGCGGCCTGA
- a CDS encoding PPE family protein, with translation MSFMMLPPEINSTRMYSGPGSASLRAASASWNSVSVGLHSAAESYRAMVADLTSFQWLGPSSAAMIASVLPYVGWLEATAVQAGHSAMQASAAAAAYEQAFAMTVPPPAIAVNRAELAALIATNFFGQNTAAIAANEAEYAEMWATDATAMTSYSTTSAAARALTPFTSPHQSTNPAGLGAQSAAVANSTANVAADSGNWLGNLIDAIGVALLPIAPELSAILIPLGELINMIPFPPFLADDFTILDGLLAFYATIGSIKNIQSMASGIIGTDDTLGLIPHAAAAAADAPNALAALGGEPALGAELGPIAAELTSGNRIGQMSVPPSWTEPKVTTIKALQATPLTTLPTDEVPASGIPGMPGMAMTGTGRGGVAPRYGVRLTVMTRPFSGG, from the coding sequence ATGAGCTTTATGATGTTGCCGCCAGAGATCAACTCGACCCGGATGTACTCGGGTCCGGGCTCGGCCTCGCTAAGGGCCGCGTCAGCAAGCTGGAACAGCGTGTCAGTCGGATTGCATTCCGCCGCCGAGTCTTACCGGGCCATGGTCGCAGACCTGACCAGCTTCCAATGGCTGGGTCCATCTTCGGCCGCAATGATCGCCTCGGTGCTGCCCTATGTGGGTTGGCTAGAGGCCACTGCCGTCCAGGCGGGACACTCGGCCATGCAGGCCTCGGCCGCGGCCGCGGCCTACGAGCAGGCGTTCGCGATGACGGTGCCGCCGCCGGCCATCGCCGTCAACCGCGCCGAACTCGCCGCACTGATCGCCACGAACTTCTTCGGCCAAAACACCGCGGCAATCGCGGCCAACGAAGCCGAATACGCCGAGATGTGGGCCACCGACGCCACCGCGATGACCAGCTACTCCACCACCTCGGCCGCCGCAAGAGCGTTGACCCCCTTCACTTCCCCGCACCAGAGCACCAACCCCGCCGGCCTGGGCGCGCAAAGCGCCGCAGTGGCCAACTCCACCGCAAACGTGGCCGCTGACAGCGGCAACTGGCTAGGAAATCTGATCGACGCCATAGGTGTCGCGCTCCTGCCGATCGCACCCGAACTCTCAGCAATCCTGATACCGCTGGGAGAGCTGATCAACATGATCCCCTTCCCACCCTTCCTTGCCGACGACTTCACCATCCTCGACGGCCTGCTGGCGTTCTACGCGACGATCGGTTCGATAAAGAACATCCAATCGATGGCGAGCGGAATCATCGGCACCGACGACACGCTGGGCCTCATCCCCCACGCCGCCGCGGCCGCCGCCGACGCCCCCAACGCACTCGCCGCACTCGGTGGTGAGCCCGCGCTGGGCGCCGAACTGGGCCCGATCGCAGCAGAGCTGACCAGTGGCAACAGAATTGGCCAAATGTCGGTCCCGCCCAGCTGGACCGAGCCGAAGGTCACCACCATCAAAGCGCTGCAGGCCACCCCACTGACCACCCTGCCCACCGACGAGGTTCCCGCATCCGGCATCCCCGGAATGCCCGGAATGGCAATGACCGGAACAGGCCGCGGCGGCGTCGCACCCCGATACGGAGTGCGACTGACCGTGATGACTCGCCCATTCTCCGGCGGATAA